From one Malus sylvestris chromosome 1, drMalSylv7.2, whole genome shotgun sequence genomic stretch:
- the LOC126622427 gene encoding probable mediator of RNA polymerase II transcription subunit 26c, translating into MDHDDFRTILESSEVDIWTFMDTAIAVASSDYGTELKHRRDGIVERLYATTSVPPQCPNCDADGPNGHNGNQPKAVSPYTPQSVGGDGGEEDEEELDPYAGLFDDEQKKILDIKKQLEDPYQSEDTLVELLQTLADMEISVQELKEADIGKHVSQLRKHHPSDVVRRLAKQIVNKWKGIVNEWVKLHGEQQSSSTMVDEDSPQQKIPHNGLHQVPDFAYSPNPHNGSSGSDKNNSEPERKSKAVPRRDAPPKPTQLTPVSASAPQNRQMGQKESNFDSDRLASARRRLQANYKEAENAKKQRTIQVMDIHEIPKPKNSFIARNKGGGGGGSGSHQGRHW; encoded by the exons ATGGACCATGACGACTTTCGGACCATCTTAGAAAGTTCGGAAGTGGATATATGGACGTTCATGGACACTGCCATAGCTGTCGCTTCGTCTGATTATGGCACTGAGCTCAAGCACCGGAGGGATGGCATTGTCGAGCGCCTCTATGCCACAACTTCCGTTCCGCCTCAATGCCCAAACTGCGATGCTGATGGGCCTAATGGGCACAATGGTAACCAGCCCAAAGCAGTTTCACCGTACACTCCGCAGTCTGTTGGTGGAGATGGTGGtgaggaggatgaggaggagtTGGATCCCTACGCAGGGTTGTTCGATGATGAGCAGAAGAAGATTCTAGACATTAAGAAGCAGCTTGAGGATCCCTATCAG TCTGAGGATACATTGGTTGAGTTGCTTCAAACTCTAGCAGATATGGAAATATCAGTCCAAGAACTTAAG GAGGCTGATATTGGAAAGCATGTAAGTCAATTGCGGAAGCATCATCCAAGCGATGTTGTTAGGCGATTGGCAAAGCAAATTGTCAA taaATGGAAAGGTATTGTGAATGAATGGGTCAAGTTACATGGAGAACAACAATCATCTTCAACCATGG TTGATGAAGACTCACCACAGCAGAAAATTCCCCACAATGGACTTCACCAG GTTCCTGATTTTGCATACTCTCCAAATCCTCACA ATGGGAGTTCTGGGTCAGACAAGAACAATTCAGAACCAGAACGCAAGTCAAAGGCAGTTCCTAGAAGGGATGCTCCACCAAAACCTACACAATTGACCCCCGTGTCTGCTTCTGCTCCTCAAAAT AGACAGATGGGGCAGAAGGAAAGCAATTTTGACTCTGATAGATTGGCTTCTGCCAGAAGACGACTTCAGGCAAATTACAAAGAAGCTGAAAATG CCAAAAAGCAGAGAACAATTCAAGTGATGGACATCCATGAGATACCAAAGCCGAAGAATTCTTTCATTGCGAGGAACAAAGGCGGCGGAGGAGGCGGAAGTGGCTCTCATCAAGGCAGGCATTGGTGA